Within the Longimicrobiaceae bacterium genome, the region CACTTTACGCCCCGTGAAGTCATCCGGCTCATGGTGAACCTGCTGTTCATCGAGGACGATGACGTTCTACGGAAGGCCGGCGTGGTGAAGACGCTGTATGATCCGGCCGCCGGCACCGGCGGTATGCTCTCCGTAGCGGAGGACTTCCTGCGCGAGATGAACCCGCAGGCGCGGCTCGAGGTCTTCGGGCAGGAGCTGAACGAGGAGAGCTACGCGATCTGTAAGGCGGACATGCTCATCAAGGGGCAAAACCCCGAGAACATCGTCCTCGGCAACTCGTTCAGCGCCGACGGCCACGCCGGTAAGCGGTTCCACTACATGCTGTCGAACCCGCCGTTCGGCGTGTCCTGGAGGAAGGTGCAGAAGGTCATCGAGGACGAGCGCGATACGCTTGGCTTCGCGGGCCGATTCGGCGCCGGCACCCCGCGGATCAACGATGGGTCTCTCCTCTTCCTCCAGCACATGATCTCGAAGATGCGCTCCCCGGAGGAAGGCGGAAGCCGTATCGCGATCGTCTTCAATGGATCGCCGCTGTTCACCGGCGATGCCGGAAGCGGTGAGAGCGAGATCCGTCGCTGGATCATCGAAAATGACTGGCTCGAGGCGATTGTCGCCCTGCCCGACCAGCTCTTCTACAACACCGGCATCCACACGTACGTGTGGATCGTCACGAACCGGAAGAGCGCGCAGCGTCGAGGCAGGGTCCAACTCGTGAACGGTGTCGGATTCTTCCGAAAGATGCGGAAGTCGCTCGGCAATAAGCGCAACGAGCTTACGCCAGATCACATCCGCGAGATCACCGAGATCTACGGCGCGTTCGCGGAGTCGAAGCACTCCCGGATCTTCGACAACGACGACTTCGGGTTCAGAAAGATCACCGTGGAGCGCCCCCTGCGGCTGAGTTTCCAAGCGTCTCCGGAGCGCATTGCGCGACTGGAGGACGAGTCCGCGTTCCAGAACCTGGCGACAAGCCGGAAGAAGGGGGAGAAGGCGCGGCAGGAGATCGAGGAGGGCAAGCGCGCGCAGGAGGCGATCCGGGCGGCGCTGCGCTCGCTGGATCCCGAGCGCCTCTACCTCGATTGCAAGGACTTCTTTCGCGATCTCAAGAAGGTTCTGGACCGCGCCGGCGTAGGCGTCAGCGCTCCCCTCCGGCGCGCCATCGTCGCAGCGCTCGGCGAGCGGGATGAGAATGCGCGCGTGTGCACGAGCAACGGTGCGCCGGAGCCCGACACGGATCTGCGCGACACCGAGAATGTGCCGCTCAAGGAGAACGTCGAGGAGTACTTCGAGCGCGAGGTCAGGCCTTTCGTTCCGGACGCGTGGATCGACGAGACGCGGACGAAGATCGGTTACGAGATCCCATTCACTCGGCACTTCTACGAGTATACGCCACTGCGCCCGCTGGAAGAGATTGAGGCGGAGATCAGGGAGCTGGAACGTGAGATCGAGGGGATGCTGGAGGAGGTGCTCGCGTGAGTGGACGTCCCCGTGCACTGGTCTTCGGCGACCGAGTGACTCCCTGGCGAGCTCATCTGCCGTCGACTTGGCGTGTAGAACCGCTGAAGTACCACGTCGCGATCAATTCTCGAACTCTCGGAGAGGGTACGCCGGCTGATTTTGAGTTTGATTACATAGACATAGGGGCCGTTGACGGTCTGGGGCGAATCGGCGAGGTGACAAGGCACCGTTTCGAGACCGCCCCGTCGCGAGCGCGTAGGATCGTGCGTAGCGGCGATACGCTCATCTCGACGGTAAGGACATATCTCCGTGCTATCACGTATGTCGGTTTTGCGGAGGGAGATCTCGTATGCTCTACGGGCTTCGCCGTACTATCTCCAAGCCACAAACTCGACCCGCGGTTCCTGCGATACTGGATGCGGTCAGATCCTGTAGTGGATGAGATCGTGGCACGATCGACGGGGGTAAGCTACCCGGCAGTGGCCCCCTCCGAGATCGGTTCCTTGCCCATCCCAGTTCTCCACCTCGTAGACCAGCGCGCCATCGCCGACTTCCTCGACGAGAAGACGGCCGCCATCGACGCGCTGATCGCGAAGAAGGAGCGACTGATCGATCTCATTGAAGAGAAGCGGCAGGCGGCAATCACGCGGGCCGTTACGAAGGGGCTCAATCCCGACGTGCCGATGAAGGACTCGGGGGTTGAATGGTTAGGTGAGGTGCCCGACCACTGGCAAGTTACGCGACTTAAGTTTGGTCTCCAACGAATTGAGCAGGGGTGGAGCCCTGCCTGCGAGAACCGGCCTGCTGCGGAGGATGAGTGGGGTGTCATGCGGGCAGGATGCGTGAATGGCTCTGAGTTCAATCCCAACGACAACAAGGCGCTTCCGGCGGGAGTGGAACCGCTCAGTGAGTACGAAATCCGGCCAGGTGACGTGCTGATGTCTCGTGCCAATACGCGAGCGCTTCTCGGGTCGGCTGCAATGGTGGGCGCTGTACGGCCGCGCCTAATCCTGTGCGATAAGCTGTACAGGCTGACGCCGCGCAAGACCAGGCTCGTACCCGAATTCCTCGTGTTCTTACTGTCCGCCTGGCCGGCTCGCTACCAGTTAGAGCGCGATGCGACTGGCGCCAGCTCATCAATGCAGAACATTGGTCAAGACACGGTGCTCAACCTCGTGCTGCCCGTGCCTTCCGTCGCTGAACAGCGGCAGATCGCGGGGGCGATGCAGAAGCAGAACCGGAGCTATCAGGAAAGTAAACGTCATCTCCAGAACAGTATCATTCGACTCCAAGAGTACCGGCAAACGCTTATTTCCGCCGCCGTCACTGGCCAGATCGATGTGCGATCCAGATCGACCCGCGCTAACAGAGTGCTTGAGGAGGCGCTCGCATGAGCCACGGCGTCCACACCGAGTCCACCTTCGAGTCTGCCATCGAGGCGGCTCTCATCGAACGCGGGTGGCTCAAGGGTAATCCCACGGACTACGATCGGCGCCGCGCACTCGACCCCTCGCACGTGATCGCCTTCGTCCAGGACACACAGCCTGAGCTCTGGGCCCAACTCGAAAAGCAACATGGCGGTGAGCTCCAGTCGATACTCCTGGAGACGCTCGAAAAGTTTCGGCGCACTGTCGGCACGCTCGAGCTCCTGCGTCACGGCCTGAAGTTCTATGGCAGGACCGTCCGCCTCGCCTACTTCGCGCCGGCCACTTCCCTCAACCCCGACGCCGCAGAGCGATACCGGAAGAATCGTCTGGTGGTGACTCGGCAGGTGCGGTTCGTTCCGGGTGAAGACCATTCGGTCGATCTCGTGCTGTTCCTGAACGGTCTGCCTGTCGCGACGATCGAGCTGAAGAACGAGCTCACGAATCAGAACATCGAGCACGCGAAGCAGCAGTACAGGAGACGGGACGCTAACAACCCGTTGTTCCGATTCCGAGAGGGCGCGCTTGTCCATTTCGCGGTCGACACCGATCGCGTCGCCATGACGACCCGCCTCGCGGGCGAAGATACTGTGTTCCTTCCGTTCGATCGGGGCCACGAGGGCGGAGCCGGAAACCCGCCGCACCCGAGTGGGCCGCGGACGGCCTATCTCTGGGAGGACGTACTCGCTCGTGACAGCTTCCTCGACATCCTCGGTCGTTTCATGCACCTCCAGACGGAGGAGCGATGGGAGAACGGGCAGCGGACGACAAAGGAGCTGATGCTGTTCCCGAGGTATCATCAGCTCGACGTCGTGAGACGGCTCGAGGCGGCGGCCCGCACCGAAGGCCCCGGAAAGAGCTACCTCGTGCAGCACTCGGCGGGGAGCGGCAAGACCAATTCGATCGCGTGGCTGGCGCACCGGCTGGCATCGCTCCACAAGAACGACGAGAAAGTCTACCACTCGGTCGTGGTCATCACTGACCGGACCGTGCTTGACCGCCAGCTCCAGGACGCAATATACGAGATCGAACACAAACAGGGCGTTGTGGAGCGAATCGGCGCGGAGGGCAGCGCAAAGTCGACGCAGCTGGCGGCGGCGCTCGAGAGGGGGGCGCCCATTATCATCTGCACACTCCAGACTTTCCCGTTCGTGGCTGAGAAGATCGGTCAGCTACCGGACCGGAACTATGCCGTGATAGTGGACGAGGCGCACAGTTCACAGACCGGCGGAGCGGCACAGAAGGTCAAGGAGGTGCTCCAGCCGTCGTCGCTCGAGGAGGCTGTATACGCGGAAGCGAGCGAAGGCGCGCAGGAATCGAGCAGCGAGGACGAGATCCTGCGGGTGATGGCCGCGCGCGGGCCCCAGCCGAACCTGAGCTTCTTCGCGTTCACCGCCACGCCGAAGGGCAAGACGCTGGAGCGCTTCGGTCGGCCGGACGCCGACGGCCGCCACCGTCCGTTCCATCTCTACTCGATGCGTCAGGCAATCGAGGAAGGCTTCATCCTCGATGTCCTGAAGCACTACACGACGTACCGGACGTTCTGGCGCCTCGCGAAGAAGGCAGAGGACGATCGGGAGGTCCCGAAGCGGAAGGCCGCCGTGTCACTCGTTCGCTTCGCGACACTCCACCCGCATAACATCGCGCAAAAGGCCGAGATCATCATCGAGCACTTCCGGCAGAAGGTGCGACACAGGATAGGCGGGCGTGCGAAGTCGATGGTGCTCACCCCGTCGCGTCTACACGCGGTCCGGTACAAGCAGGCATTCGACCGGTACATCGCGGAGAAAGGGTACACCGACGTACATCCGCTCGTCGCGTTCTCCGGTACGGTTGTCGACCCCGACACGCGTGAGCATTACACGGAGCCCGGGATGAACCTCGGCATCAGCGAGACGCAGTTGCCGGAGGAGTTCGCGGGTGACGACTACAATGTCCTGATCGTCGCGAACAAGTACCAGACTGGATTCGACCAGCCGTTGCTCCACACGATGTACGTCGACAAGCGGCTGGCCGGTGTTCAGGCGGTTCAGGCGTTGAGCAGGTTGAACCGCACGCACCCCGGCAAGTCCGACACGTTCGTCCTCGACTTCGTTAACGAAGCCGATGACATACGGGCAGCGTTTCAGCCGTACTATGAGGAGACGATTCTCGCCGAGGCGAGCGACCCACACCAGCTATACGAGCTACAACACAGGCTGGATGCCATGCAGGTGTGGTACGCGTCCGAGATTGAGAGTTTCGCGAAAGTCTTCTACAAGCCGCGCGACAAGCAGAGCAAGTCGGATCACGCGCTCCTCGTAAAGTATTTGGGACCGGCCGTCGACCGGTTCAAGGCGCTCACCGACGAGAAACGAACCGAGTTTCGCGACGCGCTGGGTGCGTACGTCGGACTGTATGCCTTCCTGTCGCAGGTGATCTCGTGGGCGGATCCGGACCTCGAGAAGAGATACTCGTTCGGAAGAATGCTCCGGGGATTCCTGCCCACCGAGACCGGAGGGCCTCCCATTGACGTGGGCCGGGACGTTGCCCTGCACTACTACCGCCTCGAGAAGACGCTTGACGACGAGGCCATTGAACTCGAGAAGGGTCCCGGGACTGTCCCTGGTATCATCGCGGTAGGCACAGGCAATCCGGAGGAGGACCACGTCAAGCTGTCGGAGCTGATCGACCTGCTGAACGAGCGATTCAACACGAACTTCACACCTGCGGACCAGCTCTTCTTCGATCAGGTCGCAGAAGAGGCGAAGGCGGACGAGGACGTGGTTCTTCAGGCCCGTGCGAATCCGTTCGATACGTTCGCCCTCGCAATGAAATCGAAGCTCGCGGACCTGATGATCGACCGTCTCGGTCAGAACCGCGACATCGTCGCGCGCTTCTTTGACGAGGCGGATCTGCGCCAGGTGGTGGAGAAGGAGCTGTCGCGTCGGATCTACGAGGACCTGAGAGGCGACGCGGCCTGA harbors:
- a CDS encoding class I SAM-dependent DNA methyltransferase; amino-acid sequence: MAEIARPTTDFRRLADFIWDIANLLRGDYKQADYGKVILPMTVLRRLDCVLEPTKEAVLERAAELKRESEELRHQALKRTAKQAFYNTSKFDFQRLLDDPAQIGPNLIHYLHGFSKQAREILEHFGFETHIEKLERSNLLYLIVQRFAEVDLHPAAVPNETMGSMFEELIRRFAEQSNETAGEHFTPREVIRLMVNLLFIEDDDVLRKAGVVKTLYDPAAGTGGMLSVAEDFLREMNPQARLEVFGQELNEESYAICKADMLIKGQNPENIVLGNSFSADGHAGKRFHYMLSNPPFGVSWRKVQKVIEDERDTLGFAGRFGAGTPRINDGSLLFLQHMISKMRSPEEGGSRIAIVFNGSPLFTGDAGSGESEIRRWIIENDWLEAIVALPDQLFYNTGIHTYVWIVTNRKSAQRRGRVQLVNGVGFFRKMRKSLGNKRNELTPDHIREITEIYGAFAESKHSRIFDNDDFGFRKITVERPLRLSFQASPERIARLEDESAFQNLATSRKKGEKARQEIEEGKRAQEAIRAALRSLDPERLYLDCKDFFRDLKKVLDRAGVGVSAPLRRAIVAALGERDENARVCTSNGAPEPDTDLRDTENVPLKENVEEYFEREVRPFVPDAWIDETRTKIGYEIPFTRHFYEYTPLRPLEEIEAEIRELEREIEGMLEEVLA
- a CDS encoding type I restriction endonuclease: MSHGVHTESTFESAIEAALIERGWLKGNPTDYDRRRALDPSHVIAFVQDTQPELWAQLEKQHGGELQSILLETLEKFRRTVGTLELLRHGLKFYGRTVRLAYFAPATSLNPDAAERYRKNRLVVTRQVRFVPGEDHSVDLVLFLNGLPVATIELKNELTNQNIEHAKQQYRRRDANNPLFRFREGALVHFAVDTDRVAMTTRLAGEDTVFLPFDRGHEGGAGNPPHPSGPRTAYLWEDVLARDSFLDILGRFMHLQTEERWENGQRTTKELMLFPRYHQLDVVRRLEAAARTEGPGKSYLVQHSAGSGKTNSIAWLAHRLASLHKNDEKVYHSVVVITDRTVLDRQLQDAIYEIEHKQGVVERIGAEGSAKSTQLAAALERGAPIIICTLQTFPFVAEKIGQLPDRNYAVIVDEAHSSQTGGAAQKVKEVLQPSSLEEAVYAEASEGAQESSSEDEILRVMAARGPQPNLSFFAFTATPKGKTLERFGRPDADGRHRPFHLYSMRQAIEEGFILDVLKHYTTYRTFWRLAKKAEDDREVPKRKAAVSLVRFATLHPHNIAQKAEIIIEHFRQKVRHRIGGRAKSMVLTPSRLHAVRYKQAFDRYIAEKGYTDVHPLVAFSGTVVDPDTREHYTEPGMNLGISETQLPEEFAGDDYNVLIVANKYQTGFDQPLLHTMYVDKRLAGVQAVQALSRLNRTHPGKSDTFVLDFVNEADDIRAAFQPYYEETILAEASDPHQLYELQHRLDAMQVWYASEIESFAKVFYKPRDKQSKSDHALLVKYLGPAVDRFKALTDEKRTEFRDALGAYVGLYAFLSQVISWADPDLEKRYSFGRMLRGFLPTETGGPPIDVGRDVALHYYRLEKTLDDEAIELEKGPGTVPGIIAVGTGNPEEDHVKLSELIDLLNERFNTNFTPADQLFFDQVAEEAKADEDVVLQARANPFDTFALAMKSKLADLMIDRLGQNRDIVARFFDEADLRQVVEKELSRRIYEDLRGDAA